A single genomic interval of Bacillus smithii harbors:
- a CDS encoding PTS sugar transporter subunit IIB, giving the protein MKKKKQVLVACGAGIATSTIVNKALEEICKENHIDCDIIQIKITEVGSYVDSADLLISTTIVQQEYPFPVINARAFLTGIGLDEAKKEILEELKK; this is encoded by the coding sequence ATGAAAAAGAAAAAGCAAGTATTGGTTGCATGCGGTGCGGGAATTGCCACATCTACGATCGTTAATAAGGCGCTTGAAGAAATTTGTAAAGAAAATCATATTGATTGCGATATTATCCAAATCAAAATTACCGAAGTAGGATCGTATGTTGATTCGGCGGATTTATTAATTAGTACAACGATCGTGCAGCAGGAATATCCGTTCCCGGTCATCAATGCAAGAGCGTTTTTAACCGGAATTGGATTAGACGAGGCGAAAAAAGAAATTTTAGAGGAATTAAAAAAATAG
- a CDS encoding PTS galactitol transporter subunit IIC, translated as MKGFFDAIQAFLDLGATVILPIVIFLLGLLFGQKPGKAFRAGLTIGVAFVGIFMVVDLLVNNLGPAAHGMVKRFGIQLNVIDVGWPAAASISWASKIAAFVIPLGLLVNILMLVTKTTKTMNVDIWNFWHYAFTGAIVYTLTGSMIQGLIAAILFQIVCLKVADWTAPMLEDYFGLPGISVATGSTISYAVLGIPLVKLIQKIPGVKNLHADPETIQKRFGIFGEPIFMGLILGIVLGLLADYSIGKTIQIGISMSAVMVLMPRMVKILMEGLMPISESARELLQKKFGAKNIYIGLDSAVAIGHPSVISTALILVPITVVLAVILPGNNVLPFGDLATIPFIVAFIVGASRGNIIHSVIVGTILIALSLYMATDLATLHTQMAIDAKFHMPHGASKISSIDQGGNLINYLIYKLFFWIH; from the coding sequence ATGAAGGGATTTTTTGATGCTATACAAGCATTTTTGGACCTGGGTGCTACCGTTATATTGCCTATCGTCATCTTCTTATTGGGTCTATTGTTCGGACAAAAACCGGGAAAAGCTTTTCGTGCGGGTCTTACAATCGGTGTAGCTTTTGTAGGAATTTTTATGGTAGTAGATTTACTCGTTAACAATCTTGGTCCAGCGGCTCATGGGATGGTGAAAAGATTTGGAATTCAGTTAAATGTAATTGATGTCGGGTGGCCGGCGGCCGCTTCGATCTCATGGGCTTCTAAGATTGCGGCGTTTGTTATACCGCTTGGGCTGTTAGTGAATATATTGATGCTTGTGACGAAAACAACTAAAACCATGAACGTAGATATTTGGAACTTTTGGCATTACGCGTTTACGGGAGCGATTGTTTATACTCTAACAGGCAGTATGATTCAAGGCTTAATAGCAGCGATTTTATTCCAAATTGTTTGTTTAAAAGTCGCCGATTGGACTGCACCTATGCTAGAAGATTATTTTGGATTACCGGGCATATCGGTCGCTACAGGAAGTACCATCTCTTATGCTGTGCTTGGGATTCCGTTGGTGAAATTGATTCAAAAGATTCCGGGAGTTAAAAATCTACACGCCGATCCTGAAACGATACAAAAAAGATTCGGAATATTCGGTGAACCGATTTTTATGGGACTTATTCTTGGAATCGTGTTGGGATTATTGGCTGACTACTCAATTGGTAAAACGATTCAAATCGGCATATCAATGTCAGCCGTGATGGTTCTCATGCCTAGAATGGTGAAAATTTTAATGGAAGGACTTATGCCTATTTCAGAATCGGCACGAGAATTACTTCAAAAGAAGTTCGGAGCGAAAAATATTTATATTGGCCTGGATTCAGCTGTTGCCATTGGCCACCCCTCCGTCATTTCAACTGCGTTGATTCTCGTACCGATCACGGTTGTATTAGCTGTTATTTTGCCAGGCAACAACGTACTCCCATTTGGGGATTTAGCAACTATTCCATTTATTGTTGCATTTATCGTTGGCGCTTCTCGAGGGAACATTATTCATTCGGTGATTGTAGGAACGATTCTGATTGCTTTATCTCTTTACATGGCGACAGATCTAGCGACTCTTCATACGCAAATGGCTATCGATGCCAAATTCCATATGCCTCATGGAGCGAGTAAAATATCTAGCATTGACCAAGGTGGAAACTTAATTAACTACTTGATTTATAAGCTATTCTTCTGGATCCATTAA
- a CDS encoding PTS sugar transporter subunit IIA, whose translation MCGIYLDESLILTDLEVTDKEELLKMMGTNLMEKGLVKESFIKAIIEREKNYATGLPTKSVSVAIPHTDPEHVNKKAISLAILKKEVHFGIMGEKNAETPVKLVFMLAIDKKRSHVTFLQKLMEIFQNEEELNYLLSEENKTNIKNRLIHDLRVQKGEE comes from the coding sequence GTGTGTGGAATTTATTTGGATGAATCATTAATTTTAACGGATCTGGAGGTTACGGATAAAGAAGAATTATTGAAAATGATGGGGACTAATTTAATGGAAAAAGGATTAGTAAAAGAAAGTTTTATAAAAGCGATCATCGAAAGGGAAAAAAACTATGCGACTGGTTTACCGACGAAAAGTGTATCTGTAGCGATCCCTCATACAGATCCTGAACATGTAAATAAAAAAGCTATTAGTCTAGCGATATTAAAAAAGGAAGTTCATTTTGGCATCATGGGAGAGAAGAATGCCGAAACTCCTGTTAAATTAGTGTTTATGCTTGCGATCGATAAGAAAAGGTCACATGTAACCTTTCTTCAAAAATTAATGGAAATATTTCAAAACGAAGAAGAACTGAATTATTTATTATCAGAAGAAAATAAAACCAATATTAAAAATCGATTAATTCATGATTTACGAGTACAAAAAGGAGAGGAATAA
- a CDS encoding BglG family transcription antiterminator: MQLDGRSRYLLKEVMTNPNISSKELEKKYQLSRRQIRYSIEKINGWLKSRNLPEIDRTNKGYFLVDKGLKSKFRLDEEWECGNVNELSKIERVNIILLMLLCCDELLSLIHFTSELKVSKNTALDDLKRAKNIVSEYGLEFRYSRKFGYLIEGKELNIRKLLVSTIDKVIKMDEGKERIKRMACITDEEIAEFQKKIERVEKRLNLKFTDEKVILMPYILLLILKRIKQGNQIDSFYIHYEEISDTKEYLATEEILHDFKDVPEEERLFITLYLLTTNVYWSEGLTQEIIPDLVQALDEMLVLFEKNTCIFLKDREQLIQKLLLHMKPAYYRIKYRLTEANNMHEVVNKDFKELHHLVKKSIQPLVHLIGCDIPENEIIYFTMLIGGWMIRQGENIGKRMKAVVVCPKGVSVSRYMFSTLRNLFPEFIFLDSLSIREFQQYPMDYDIVFSPVFVETKKKFFYVNSFLGHDEKKRLRKQVMHELYGYVPNELNIEDMMEIIQKYCVIKDKKNLSKQLMEYIRQDHSYFDYGWNNRNPNLYELITPSTITFRHSVHSWEEAIRLASQPLLKSKHITHQYVESMIQRCHSDPYIVIGPNTAIPHAAPEEGVNELSMSMLRLRKGVSFATDYTIQLIIIIAALDKDQHLRALMQLMKLVRNDRDREQIIHAKSVQEIQAIMEKYAVDE, encoded by the coding sequence ATGCAACTTGACGGGAGAAGTAGATATCTCCTAAAAGAGGTGATGACAAACCCGAATATTAGCAGCAAGGAATTAGAGAAAAAATATCAATTAAGTCGAAGACAGATTAGATATAGCATTGAAAAAATTAATGGTTGGCTTAAAAGTCGGAATCTTCCCGAAATTGATAGAACAAATAAAGGCTATTTTCTTGTAGATAAAGGCTTAAAATCTAAGTTTCGTCTAGATGAAGAATGGGAATGTGGCAATGTAAATGAGTTATCAAAAATAGAACGTGTGAACATCATTTTATTAATGCTGTTATGTTGCGATGAATTGTTATCATTAATTCATTTTACGAGTGAATTAAAGGTAAGCAAGAATACGGCCTTGGATGACTTGAAACGGGCTAAGAATATTGTTTCTGAATACGGTCTTGAGTTTCGTTATTCACGAAAATTTGGGTATTTAATCGAAGGAAAAGAGCTCAACATTCGTAAATTGCTGGTATCGACGATTGATAAAGTTATAAAAATGGATGAAGGTAAAGAAAGAATAAAGAGAATGGCTTGTATAACGGATGAAGAAATAGCTGAATTCCAAAAGAAAATAGAAAGAGTGGAAAAACGGTTAAATTTAAAATTTACGGATGAAAAAGTTATATTAATGCCCTATATTTTGTTGCTTATATTAAAAAGAATTAAGCAAGGGAATCAAATCGATTCCTTTTATATCCACTATGAAGAAATTTCGGATACAAAGGAATATTTGGCGACGGAGGAAATTCTTCATGATTTTAAAGATGTGCCGGAAGAGGAACGTCTTTTTATCACGCTATATTTACTCACAACGAATGTATATTGGTCAGAAGGGTTAACACAAGAAATCATACCTGATCTAGTTCAGGCATTAGATGAGATGCTTGTATTGTTTGAAAAGAATACATGTATTTTTTTAAAAGACCGGGAACAGTTGATTCAGAAGCTGCTTCTTCATATGAAGCCTGCTTACTACCGTATTAAATATCGCTTAACTGAAGCGAATAATATGCATGAAGTTGTGAACAAGGATTTTAAAGAACTCCATCATCTTGTGAAAAAATCTATCCAACCGCTAGTTCACCTAATCGGATGTGATATTCCGGAAAACGAAATCATTTATTTCACGATGTTGATAGGGGGATGGATGATACGGCAAGGAGAAAATATTGGAAAAAGAATGAAAGCTGTTGTCGTCTGTCCAAAAGGGGTTTCGGTTTCCAGATATATGTTTAGTACTTTAAGAAACTTGTTTCCGGAATTTATATTTTTGGATTCATTATCCATTCGAGAATTTCAACAATATCCGATGGACTATGACATTGTATTTTCACCAGTTTTTGTAGAAACGAAAAAGAAATTTTTCTATGTGAATTCTTTTCTTGGACATGACGAGAAAAAAAGACTGCGGAAGCAAGTCATGCATGAATTGTACGGATATGTGCCAAATGAATTAAATATAGAAGATATGATGGAAATCATCCAAAAATATTGCGTTATCAAAGATAAAAAAAATTTGTCTAAGCAGTTAATGGAGTATATCCGTCAAGACCATTCTTACTTTGATTATGGGTGGAATAACAGAAACCCCAATTTATATGAATTAATCACTCCTTCCACGATTACATTTCGTCATTCTGTTCATTCTTGGGAGGAAGCTATCAGGCTGGCCTCTCAGCCATTATTAAAAAGCAAACATATTACTCATCAATATGTCGAATCCATGATTCAACGCTGTCACTCTGATCCTTATATTGTCATTGGTCCCAATACCGCGATTCCTCATGCAGCTCCAGAGGAAGGAGTCAATGAACTGTCTATGAGTATGCTTCGATTAAGAAAAGGAGTATCATTCGCCACTGATTATACTATCCAGTTAATCATCATTATTGCTGCGTTAGACAAAGACCAACACCTTCGAGCATTAATGCAGTTAATGAAACTAGTAAGGAATGACCGCGATCGTGAACAAATCATCCATGCAAAGTCCGTTCAAGAGATACAAGCGATTATGGAGAAATATGCAGTAGACGAATAA